Genomic window (Chionomys nivalis chromosome 7, mChiNiv1.1, whole genome shotgun sequence):
cctCATTTATGTGATATTTGAGGAATGGTAGATACTGTTGTGATAATCTTAGATCTGCAGCTTTGCCTGTTGAATGGACATGGTTACTCTGAAACATTAGTGACCTCCCTGTCTTTAGCATGGCCTCTCCAAGATGACTTCATTCCAGAAGATTGGTcttacaaaaacattttattgctgaGTGGTTGCAATCTTCATTTTATAAGAATAATTAAACCTTTTCTTTATTGAGTAATTTAGTGTGATGTAAGCAAATTAACTAGATAAATACAAGTTTTAGTAGTCTGTCAGAGTACTCAGTGTCTGAAGaacataatttaatatttttagatttgtttattttatgtacatgattGTGCATCACATGAGGACTTAGTGCCCTGCCTGCAGAAGctaggagagggtgtcagatctcctggaactggagtcacagatagttgtgagccactttgtgGGTGCTGATAAACTGTacccggtcctctgcaagagcaacaagtgctcatctatctgtctagctccaatattatttaaaagttaaagagCCAGGGTTTCTGTAAAGTAACATAGGACTTAGCAATGACTGCCATTGCTGCCCATTGTCATTGCTGTGTTGAGACTAGCTACTACTCCCTCTTTTGGCAGCCTGGGTCAGACTGTACTCTGAGTCTCTTAACACTAGACTGTGACCAGCCAAGGGTTCATTCTATACCCCCTTCCTagactgcagagagagagagatggatcaTATCTGGGATCTTTCTTGATTAGAGACCAGGCTATCACAGTCAGCCCAGACTCCAGAGGTTTGCAATTGTTAAGTAAGTTTAAGTCCAGAGTCTTCATTTCCCTGTGACCCCTGTGTGAACTTTAATGTTTTTACCACTAGATATTATTGGCATTCTCTCTAATATAGTAGAATGTAATAACTCCTTGAAGTTACATTTCTCATAATAATATTCTAAGTTCTGTCTCATTTCCCTGTTTtatgaatttctttaaaatttgtacTTATTCCACACCCTTAtcccatttgtttttgtttctctatgGCTATAAAGGAGAACACCAATtctgttttctattctttttccttccttccttcttcttcttcttcttcttcttcttcttcttcttcttcttcttcttcttcttcttcttcttcttcttcttcttcttcttctcctcctcctcctcctcctcctcctcctcctcctcctcctcctcctcctcctcctcctcctccattgctggttcCTCTATGttgccgtggctgtcctggaactcactttgtggaccagtgTAACCTTGGACTCAGattcagcctgcctctgccttccatgccAGTTCTGTTTTCTAATTCTTTGTTAGAGTCCTCCCTTTCCCTGCCTGCTCTTCCTCATTGAAGATAAAGTACAGGGCCTCAGATATACCAGACACGTGTGTTACAACtcagctatatccccagcccctcttcctacctcaaagttGCCCTCAGGTAAACTATGTCATTGGGAAATGTAACTAAACTTGTATTTTACTTAGTTTCCGCCATTATCTGTGTATCTGTACTAAGAATTCAGAGTGACTGAAGGAAACATGTAACTCAGCTGCTGGAACTGAAAGATCAGCAATAGACCAAGCTCCAGTGTTGATATGATGCCTGTAAgaatttggttttcttctttttgtaccGCAAAGATCCACCCTCCTCACAAGATGGCAGAGTGGTTGCCAACCATTCCCACATCATGTACCTTTTTCCTGATGGCTAGTGATATTTACCAGCCTGCCCCTACAtcccttaaaaaaatcttttttctaatatttatagatctttttaaaatttttatacaagattttttcatacagtatattttgatcatatgctTTCCTCTCcctagctcctcccagatccctctaaaaaaaaaacccctacaacaaaaatggaaatcataacagataagcaaacaaacaaaaaatcaataagagaaaaaaatgtgcatGAAAAAAAGCATGGAGTTTGTGGTCATGTGGCCTGTCCTGGAGAGTGATTGATATGCCCAGTGACATTGCATTGATGAAAACTAATTTGCTCTTTCCCAGCACATATTAATTGcaaatagtttcttggttaggaGTGGGACTTTGTGCCTACctctcctctcagtgctgggattgtgtctGGTTTGaatctgtgtggtatgtgtgctgtCAGTCTGTGTGAGTTCACATGTCTGTCAGTCCTGTTAGAGCTGGAAGTACTGTTTCCTGggagtcatccaccacctctggctcgtAAAATTTTTActcttccacatagatccctTATCCTTAAGGGGAGGGCTTTGGTAAAAACATCCCATTTGGGCTGAGTGCTCCAGAGTTCCTCATGCTCTGCACGTTGTCCAAGTGTGAATCTCTTTGTTAATTACCATCTGTTGCAAGAAGATGGTTAATCAGTTCTCTGCTCTGAGTCCCCACCTAGTATGGCAGCTTTGAATTCCTGGTTGTGTCCATAGATCTTAATTGAGCTATGTGTCTCTGCCTTGAATCACCAACTGTGGTGGGGATAAGACTGTTCTGGATTGCTCAGGCTGAGTCTGCTTTCCTTAATACCCAAGCCCATGGGAAGAGTACAGAAGCCCTTCTCAAAACAGAGTAACCCCGGAGGAGAAGAATTGGATGGGTGGTGAAAGCCATACCATCCTCTATGCCTGTTTTGAAGACATTTGAGTTTCATTATTAaaatgcttgcttttcttttcttcatcttttgttTCTAGGGGCTGTTCCAACAACCAAACGGACAGGCATCCCAGCTCCACGGGAACTCTCAGTAACTATCTCAAGAGAGAGATCTGTGCCACGGGGTCCCTCCAGCTCAAAGAAGTTGGGCTCTAGTCCAACTTCTTCCTGCACCCCCACTCCTACCAAGCACCTGAGACCCACCTCTGCAAAACCTAAGCAAGACCATGAAGGCACAGAGAAGTCTGTACTTGAGTCCCAGGTTCGGGAACTTCTGGCAGAAGCCAAAACCAAAGACAGTGAAATCAACCGGCTTCGAAGTGAACTAAAAAAGTGTAAAGAAAGGTGGGCCCTAAGCACCGAGGATACCAATGCATCAGACCCAAGCGCAGAGGGAACATCATCCCCAGTAGGTGATGCAGAACCTTTGGTAAGAACGCTGGAGGAGAAGAACAAGACCTTTCAGAAAGAACTTGCTGACCTAGAGGAAGAAAACAGGGCCTTGAAGGAGAAACTGACTTACCTTGAACAGTCACCAAATTCAGAAGGGGCGGCAAGTCACACTGGTGACAGCAGCTGCCCGACATCCATAACCCAAGAGTCCAGCTTCGGAAGCCCAGTTGGAAATGAGTTGTCCAGTGAAGTGGACGAGTATAGAAGAAGCACACATGGAAGTACATTGCGGACATCGGGGTCTTCCAGCAGTGATGTCACTAAAGCCTCTCTGTCACCAGATGCCTCAGATTTTGAGCATATCACTGCAGACACCCCATCTCGGCCCCTGTCGGCCACCAGCAACTCTTTTAAGGGCTCCAAGTGCTCCCCTATTGGGAGCTCCCCAAACAATGCAAGCGAGTTGTCCTTGGCATCTCTGACTGAGAAGATACAGAAGATGGAGGAGAATCAGCACAGCACTGCTGAAGAGCTGCAGGCTACTCTGCAGGAGTTATCAGACCAGCAGCAGATGGTGCAGGAACTGACAGCCGAGAACGAGAAGCTGGTGGATGAGAAGTCCATTTTAGAGACCTCTTTCCACCAGCACCGAGAGAGGGCAGaacagctgagtcaggaaaacgaGAAACTGATCAACCTTTTACAAGAGCGAGTGAAGAATGAGGAGCCTAGTGCCCAAGGAGGAAAAATCCTTGAGCTGGAGCAGAAGTGCACAGATATTCTGGAGAAGAGCCGCTTTGAAAGAGAGAAGCTGCTTAACATTCAGCAGCAGCTGACCTGCAGCCTACGGAAGGTTGAGGAAGAAAACCAAGGAGCTATAGACATGATCAAGCACCtgaaggaggaaaatgaaaaactgaatgGGTTCCTAGAACACGAACGATGTAATAATAGTGTGATGGCCAAAACTTTGGAGGAGTGTAGGGTTACCTTGGAAGGCTTGAAAATAGAGAATGGGTCCTTGAAAGCTCATTTGGAGACTGATAAGCAAAAGGCCATGGAGGCCAGCAGTACCATGGGGCAGACGGCAGAGAACTTTGAGGTTCAAGAAATGCTGAAAGTGGCTCGAGCTGAGAAAGATCAATTGCAACTGTCTTGCACAGAGCTCAGACAAGAATTGCTAAAGGCGAATGGTGAAATTAAACACATTTCCAGCCTCCTAGCAAAGGTAAGGAGAGGGCTCTCAACTAGTATTTGTTGACATTTCTCTTCAAGACCTTAAAATCATGGAGCGAAGAGAATCAGTTGTTCAGCTGTCCTTGTGAATCCAGCTTTCTAGTTCGAAGATCTATTAGAATGTAGGCAGATTGGCACTGGGGactccaaaataaaaacactcagATTTCTGTACAGATAGTTCAAAGTTTAATGGAAATATAGTGAATTATTTCAGATGGTATGATGTAGTTATGAAGAATATCAGGGGTGGGATACATCTAGTTGGAAGATGCTTTCATAACATCCTTGAGGCTTTAGATTTGATTCGTAGCACCACATGaaaataggataaaataaaatttagaaccATCCTGTATACATTGATTGCCTTTTTGACGCATTTAATGCTTTCTGAGCATATTCTCAGCATTGACtcttttaaatgttgttttaaaTGCCAGCTTGGATTTATCAAGTAACTTTTATATTCACTAGTCCACTTTTATTGCCATGTGTGTATTATTTGTTGTTTATGTCCTTTCTGGTCTTGgaatattaaaagtaattttttatatCTCTGATTATTTCTTCAGGAAAAATTCCTAGACGTTGACTTAGTGAGTCAAAGagtataaacattttaaagatttcaacACATTTAGCCAGATTGCCTGCCAGAAATAATATGCCAATTTGTTCCCACCAGTTCATGAGAGTACTTGCTTCCTTGAGTCCTTGCCAAAACTTGGTACTAAATTATGTCATTCAAATCTGTTAATCATTTCCTGAAATTATTTTAGCCAAGGACCCAAGATGAAATAATTGGTCctggctttcatttttaaaatccttcTTTGATTTGGCTGGAATGTGATGATACAAGATTTCTCGATGGTGACTGTGGCGGTTGTCTGCCTCATAGTGCTGTCTCCTTGTTCTGTCTTTCTAGCTCTGGGGCCATGACTTGCGgtggagagaggggggaaagcATCTTCCCACCTTATTTCTTGGCTGCTGGTGTTCCGAAAGCAGTTTATGTTGTGAGCTCCTGGGGAGATTTTCgctgttgtctgtctgttttagGGTCAGTCAGTTGCAACCCAGTTCTGTACAGCTGTCTTACGGTTTTGGTGGTAGGTCGTGTAGGTTGTGTCTTTGTTGTAAATCCACAGGTATTTTATTGAAGGAACAGAAGGGAGCATTAGTGGTTATGAGCCTGGTGCTCGTTTGAATTATATGTTGACAAATGAAATTTTGCATTAAGTCACTTGTAAAGTAAGAATTTCTCTTTCGTTGTTTAAAGATCAGTCATTACCTATTCTGTAAAATGTTTACTCTCCCAGATGGacctttttttaaacatttttttatatttattttatttatatgagtgttttgcctatatgtggaTCACGTAtacccacagatgccagaagaagacatcagataccctggaactgcggttgtgaacttccatgtggatgctgggaatagtACCTGTGTCCTCtcaagtgctctaaactgctgagctattGCCAGCTCCCCGTGGACCGTCTTGAAGTCTTTCCttaatctctttctcttctgtctctggCAATTTGATTATCATTACAGTAAATGTAAATATTAAGTAATTTGACATCTTAAATAGCTTCTTTTTCTAAACAAATGATTAAATTCATTACAGAAGATTTAGTAAACTACAGAAAAGTATAGAAAGAAAATAGGCACTGCCTTTAGTCCTACCACCTGGAGAGAAATCTGCCAACATTTTGCTGTATatcttttagacatttttctcagttgataTATACCAGGGTATGCATACAAATCTATATTGACAGGATTATAATATTTCATCTTTCTGTGTAAAAGAACAGAGCACATGTAGTACAATCCACGAATACAGTGAGCCAGTTAGATTAGTATAGAAGTTCCACTTATAacttgtcccccacccccaccccaatagagtctctctgtgtccctctggctgtcctggaactcactctgtaggcgaggctggccttgaactcagagatccgcctgcttctgtctcctgcgcTGTGAttaaaagcctgcaccaccactgcccaacttgtttaaaataatttttatatatgttttccaTTCTGATTTCTTGAGTAAAATTCTTTAGCTTTACCCTACCCTGTTTTGATTTAAAGTTATAATTTTGCTCTTTCGTATAGCTTAGCCAAAGTAAAGGCAGTAAAATCTTGTATAAATTTAATCTATTTGGAGGACATGGAAAGTGTATGTTTTCTGTAGAGCACAACACACAAATGCAAACTTAAagctgtttttaaataattaaactgTAATTCACATAGCTCATATATTTACTGATTTTCTGCCAGCTAGAATTATTATGTACTGACTGTAGGAGTCTAGCCAGTGTTTAGTTAAGAGTCTAAGGGGAAAACATACTCAAGATGTAACACTACTTACACAAGGTTCCTTTTATAGGTATTAGGACTCCTGGTTTGTGATATTGCACTGCCTTGTGTACAGAGAGTACAGATCTATATGAGCTATAATACATCTGCGTTACATCAGCACCGAAAAAGCAAATCCAAGACCTCTTAAACTTTTGTTGCTTTACCAGATACTTGACACTCAGtaattcagaaaagaaaggatTGTTTGAGCTGTTAGTTCAAGATGCTGGAAGCCTAAAGTCAAGCAGCTGTGTCTGGTGAGGGCTCCATGTGGCTTCTACTCACAGAATGGGAAGAAGAAATTAGCTTGTGTGAGAAAGCACGGGTGAGATAGTGAGCAAAGCTGCCACCTTCCGTTTATAACAGTCTCCTGAGCAAGAGAGATCCCATGAGACTGCACACGCACACTCATGAGGGTAGTACCCCTTCTGATCACTCCTAAAAGGCCTTACCCCCGCTATTCATTACTTTTCTCGTGATTGTGAAAATACATAGTAAACACTTAGGAACGGAACGGAAGAACGCCCCTCACCCTGGAGCCCGTAAGCAGAGAGGGCTGAATGCTGTCACTCATCTTGGTTTCCCTGTACTTAGTCCTAGACCCCAGCACAGGAGCTGGCGCCATCTGTATTGAGAGTAG
Coding sequences:
- the Specc1 gene encoding cytospin-B isoform X3 gives rise to the protein MRSATKPWSPVAKAGSHGPDRTRPLPGTPSGMKSSKSSTSLAFESRLSKLKRASSEDMLNKPGSASAGTVRLKKTSTSGAISELTESRLRSNTGAVPTTKRTGIPAPRELSVTISRERSVPRGPSSSKKLGSSPTSSCTPTPTKHLRPTSAKPKQDHEGTEKSVLESQVRELLAEAKTKDSEINRLRSELKKCKERWALSTEDTNASDPSAEGTSSPVGDAEPLVRTLEEKNKTFQKELADLEEENRALKEKLTYLEQSPNSEGAASHTGDSSCPTSITQESSFGSPVGNELSSEVDEYRRSTHGSTLRTSGSSSSDVTKASLSPDASDFEHITADTPSRPLSATSNSFKGSKCSPIGSSPNNASELSLASLTEKIQKMEENQHSTAEELQATLQELSDQQQMVQELTAENEKLVDEKSILETSFHQHRERAEQLSQENEKLINLLQERVKNEEPSAQGGKILELEQKCTDILEKSRFEREKLLNIQQQLTCSLRKVEEENQGAIDMIKHLKEENEKLNGFLEHERCNNSVMAKTLEECRVTLEGLKIENGSLKAHLETDKQKAMEASSTMGQTAENFEVQEMLKVARAEKDQLQLSCTELRQELLKANGEIKHISSLLAKMEKDYSYLKEVCDHQAEQLSRTSLKLQEKASESDAEIKDMKETIFELEDQVEQHRAVKLHNNQLISELESSVIKLEEQKSDLERQLKTLTKQIKEETEEWRRFQADLQTAVVVANDIKCEAQQELRTVKRRLLEEEEKNARLQKELGDIQGHSSSMVSVS
- the Specc1 gene encoding cytospin-B isoform X2; the encoded protein is MGNHSAKLEEPEPGAVPTTKRTGIPAPRELSVTISRERSVPRGPSSSKKLGSSPTSSCTPTPTKHLRPTSAKPKQDHEGTEKSVLESQVRELLAEAKTKDSEINRLRSELKKCKERWALSTEDTNASDPSAEGTSSPVGDAEPLVRTLEEKNKTFQKELADLEEENRALKEKLTYLEQSPNSEGAASHTGDSSCPTSITQESSFGSPVGNELSSEVDEYRRSTHGSTLRTSGSSSSDVTKASLSPDASDFEHITADTPSRPLSATSNSFKGSKCSPIGSSPNNASELSLASLTEKIQKMEENQHSTAEELQATLQELSDQQQMVQELTAENEKLVDEKSILETSFHQHRERAEQLSQENEKLINLLQERVKNEEPSAQGGKILELEQKCTDILEKSRFEREKLLNIQQQLTCSLRKVEEENQGAIDMIKHLKEENEKLNGFLEHERCNNSVMAKTLEECRVTLEGLKIENGSLKAHLETDKQKAMEASSTMGQTAENFEVQEMLKVARAEKDQLQLSCTELRQELLKANGEIKHISSLLAKMEKDYSYLKEVCDHQAEQLSRTSLKLQEKASESDAEIKDMKETIFELEDQVEQHRAVKLHNNQLISELESSVIKLEEQKSDLERQLKTLTKQIKEETEEWRRFQADLQTAVVVANDIKCEAQQELRTVKRRLLEEEEKNARLQKELGDIQGHSRPVNEESEPSEVDAAGRWRGVYVNRASPAPSDSATTVKSLIKSFDLGHSGGAGQSIAVHKTPRSPLSGIPVRTAPAAAVSPIQRHSTYSTMRPASKGMAQRLDLPDLPLSDLLKGRAEDRKSDPYLRKSPSLESLSRPPSLGFGNTRLLSASTGGLKPSKLSVERRDPLAALAREYGGSKRNALLKWCQKKTEGYANIDITNFSSSWSDGLALCALLHTYLPAHIPYQELNSQEKKRNLLLAFEAAESVGIKPSLELSEMLYTDRPDWQSVMQYVAQIYKYFET